The proteins below are encoded in one region of Brassica napus cultivar Da-Ae chromosome A6, Da-Ae, whole genome shotgun sequence:
- the LOC106352468 gene encoding auxin-responsive protein SAUR50-like — protein sequence MAAKRSSKLTQTAMLKQIIKRCSSLGKKQCYDEEGLPLDVPKGHFPVYVGENRTRYIVPITFLSHPEFLILLQQAEEEFGFHHMGGLTIPCEEVVFLSLTSMIR from the coding sequence ATGGCGGCAAAGAGATCTTCGAAGCTAACACAAACAGCGATGCTAAAGCAAATCATAAAGAGATGCTCGAGCTTAGGCAAGAAACAATGCTACGACGAGGAAGGTCTCCCTCTTGACGTACCAAAGGGACATTTTCCGGTTTACGTAGGGGAAAATCGTACGAGGTACATCGTACCAATCACCTTCTTGTCTCATCCCGAATTTCTGATCCTACTTCAACAAGCAGAGGAAGAGTTCGGTTTCCACCACATGGGAGGACTCACTATCCCTTGTGAAGAAGTCGTTTTTCTCTCCCTAACATCCATGATCCGATGA